In Methanolacinia paynteri, the genomic stretch GTTTTGTCGCGGGAGAGAGCGGAGCTATATCGTGAATGTGAAAAACAAGGCGTAGGCATTACCGTCATGAAGCCTTATTGCGGCGGGCAGCTTCTCAACGAAAAGACATCTCCGCTGTATCACAGGATGACGATCCCGCAATGCATCAGGTACGCCCTCGACCGTCCCGCCGTTCTCTCCTGCCTGCCGGGGATACGTTCCATGAAAGACCTGGAGGAGGCACTCGGGTATTACTCCGCCTCCGACGGAGATTGCGACTACTCTTTTATCGGCGGTCTGCCGCACAGGGACGTCCACGGGATCTGCATTTACTGCGGCCACTGCCAGCCATGCCCGGCCGGGATCGATATCGCTTCGGTTAACAAATACTTAGACCTTGCAAAATCCGGCGACGAACTTGCAGTAGATCACTACATGACACTGAACAAAAATGCAGAAGACTGCACCGGGTGCGGCTCATGCGAAAAGAACTGCCCGTTCCAGGTGGAGGTTCGCGAAAGAATGAAAGAAGCCTGTGAATTGTTCTCTACTGTTAAAACAGGAAACTGGAAGGCACAATCAACCGGAATTTTTTGACAAAAGTGCAGGTGATAATACCTGAACTCACACATGGTTTCATTATTGCAAGTATATTTCAATCATGTTTGTATATCCTACATATGTTATATACCACATACAGATACTAATACGATCAGGATTTTTTAATCCCGGATGGAGAGTGAAGATGACTGAAAAATCAATACTCACGGCATATTTCTCGCATTCAGGCAACACACGTATAGTTGCGGAGAAGATACACGAAATAGTCGGCGGCGATATCTTCGAGATCGTTCCCGTGGACCCGTACCCGCAGCAGTATAACGCAGTTGTGGAGCAGGCTAAATCGGAGCTCGACCGGGATTACAGGCCGCCCCTTAAGACTAAAGTAGGGGACATTGACTCATACGATCTGATCTTCGTCGGTTATCCCGACTGGTGGAGCACTATACCAATGCCGGTTGCATCGTTCCTGTCCGGGTACGATCTCTCCGGAAAAACCATAGCACCATTCTGCACGCACGGCGGAAGCGGTCTCGGGCGAAGTGTCGCCGATATCAGGAAACTATGCCCCGGTTCGACCGTCTCCGACGGGCTTGCAGTCAGGGCAGGAAATGTAAAAAACTCGCAGGAAGAAATAGATAACTGGCTGCCTGAAGTAGGGTTCAGGAACTAGCCGGATATACTGTATTTCCCGGAAAAACGTTTATGAAACAAAGGTTTCATGGACTGTTTCATGTAAATCACAGCGTGATTTTCATGTAAGATCGTAATAACACAAAAATGGTGACTAAAATGCTATACAGAACAGTTCCGAAAAACGGAGACGAATTATCCGTACTCGGGTTTGGGTGCATGCGGCTTCCTGTCAGGGAAGACTTTTCGATAGATGAAGAAAAGGCCACAGAACAGCTGCATTACGCGATCGATCACGGTGTGAACTATATCGACACCGCCTGGCCTTATCATATGGGAGAGAGCGAGCCCTTCCTGGGCCGTGCACTTGCCGGCGGGTACCGCGAGAAGGNNNNNNNNNNNNNNNNNNNNNNNNNNNNNNNNNNNNNNNNNNNNNNNNNNNNNNNNNNNNNNNNNNNNNNNNNNNNNNNNNNNNNNNNNNNNNNNNNNNNNNNNNNNNNNNNNNNNNNNNNNNNNNNNNNNNGACCTGTGGGACAATGTAAAAGAACTGGGGATAACGGATTTCCTCGACGAGGCCAAAGCCGACGGACGGATTGTGAATGCAGGTTTCTCATTCCATGGTGCCACTGAGGATTTCAGGCGTATAGTAGACGCCTACGACTGGGACTTCTGCCTGATACAGTACAACTTCCTCGACGAGAAGAACCAGGCGGGAACGGCCGGTCTCGAATACGCCGCTTCGAAGGGGCTTGCAGTTATCATCATGGAGCCGCTTCGCGGGGGGAACCTGACAAGAGTGATACCGAAGTCCGTTGAGGAGATCTGGAACGAAGCACCGGTAAAGAGGACACCGGCCGAATGGGCGCTCCGCTGGATCTGGAACCATCCCGAGGTCACTGTCGTTCTTTCGGGTATGAACGACGATGAAAATATCCGCGAGAACCTCAGGATCGCGGACGAGGCATACCCCGGTTCACTTACCGAAGAAGAGTTGCAGCTTGTAAAGAGAGTCGAAGGCAAATACCGTGAACTGATGAAAGTCGGCTGCACCGGCTGCCAGTACTGTATGCCCTGCCCGGAGGGAGTGAACATCCCGCTCTGTTTCGAGCATTACAACAACCTGAATCTCGCCGACGACCCCGACCAGGTAAAATTCATGTATGCTTCACAAATGGGCGGCGTTCTCTCCGTAGGCGAGCCGCAGTATGCATCACTGTGCATCGAATGCGGACAGTGTATCGAGAAGTGCCCACAGCATATCGATATCCCCGAAGTCCTGAAATGCGTCGTCGAGGAGATGGAAGGGCCGGGCTTTGAGGAGAGAGTTGCAGCGGCAAGAGAGATATTCAAGAAGAAATGAGGATACTGAGTCCGTAGAATTGTTGGGAGAGACAAAAGGATTTATTATTGCATGTTTTATCTATAAACTATGAAGATAATCGGTATTGCATCAAGCCCGCGAAAAGGCGGGAACAGCCAGACGCTTGTAGAGCATATACTCTCCGGTGCACGGGAAGAGGGAGCGGAGACCGAATTGATAAGGCTCTGCGAGAGAAACATCCAGCCCTGCACGGGATGCAACAGCTGCAAGGACGGGAGCGGCTGCATCATACAGGACAGCATGGAGGATCTATGCGACACTCTTGCAGAAGCGGATGCTTTGGTCTTCGGCTCCCCGATCTACTGGTCGAGGCTGAACGCACAGGCGTATCCGTTCATCGACAGGCTGTATGCCCTATTAAGACCGGACTTTTCCACAGATTTTCCCAAGGGCAAAAAGATGGCCGTTGCACTTACCTGCGGCGGAATGGAAGAGGAACAGCTGAAACCTGTAAACGACTACCTGAAATTCATCTTCGGGTTCCTTGGATTTACCGATGCAGGTTTCGTCTGGCAGAACCAGTGCTATATGCCTGACGATCTTGCGAAATATCCCGACAAGATCAAAGAGGCGGAGCAGCTGGGAAGATCCCTGGTAAAATAAACTCATTTTTTGGTTCTCCGCTAATCCGCGTAAATATTGTAGCTTCAACACTTTTGACGAACTCGAACGGCGAGCCGTAGTAAATTCATGGTGTGTACGGAGCGGAATGTACCGAAAACTAAATTCAACAGCTCAGGGGACCCTTGCCGGTCCCCGAGCGTGCCGTGAGAGAACTATCTTAAGGCAAGGCCCCTGGGCAGGGGCCGTCCGGCGGCTTTGCCGCCGGTGCCGGGGTCGCCGATTAAAGTATAGTAAGGTATGTAATACTCGGACACATGTGAGGATAAGAAAATGCGAAGCATTTTCAGATAATTTTTTACTGTCCTGACTCCTTATTCCATCCGTTTCTAATCCTCCTGTTAGGATGACCCATCACCCGAAATTCCCGCCGCCTTCCTGAAACACCAGAAGACAAGAAGCATAATCATCGTCATCTCGACAAAAAAACCGGTGTACAATATCAGCATAGGAAACAGGCTGCCGCCGGCGGTCGTATGCACCCATCCGGATGTGAATGGATCGATCGCCCACCCGACAAGTGGGATCTTGATAGAGAAATAATCGCCGTAGAGTTTACCCTCCCATACTTCCGGCGAGATAAGCAGTTTAAGGATAAAAGGTATCGAGATCAGGGGGGCAAGGGCCGCCACGAAGCCTTCGTCTTTTTCTTTGAATATTCCCGGAAAAACATTCATCGCCAATGCAACGGGATACCCGGCTGCAAATGCGATCATCGAAATCGCGGCAAATGCGAAAATAAACGGCGACGGCCCTATGGTATGCGGTTTAAAGAGCACCCATAAAATTATCGAGAGAACAAACAAGAGGGGCAAAACCAGAAGGGCGGTCTTCTTCATCGCCGGGGAAGAAATTTTTTTCAGCCCGAACCAAATGAGAAGAGAAAAAAACGACGGCCCGAGAAAAAGAACGAGAACTTCAATCACGGTCTCTTCCGCCCCCATGGATCAACCGGCCCGGAATACGATCTAAAATATATCGATGAAATCCTTAAGTCCCCCTTTTTATTCTAATTATTTTGCCGGGTGTATATATGATCTCCCTTAAATGGAACCTGAGTCACTTACTTTCAATAATCCATCATTTCAATTTCTTTACTGTAATTCTCATCTTCTTCCCTGAGCATCTCTTCTCGGCGTTCAGGAGATGCAGACTCAAATTCAGCAAACCATCTGTCTGCTTCCAAATCTTCCTCTTCGATTTCCCTTATATATAGTCCTCTCTCATGAATTTTCCTCTTTTCTTCCTCAGGGAGGCACGAATAGCATAAAGAGTACTTGGTATATCTCTGTTTACAGGCGGGACAAAGATGCATCCCATTATGAAGAGCGAAATGGCATCGATTACATAGGACGATTGTATCACATTCGAGATCGATATAATCTGGTTCATTAACGCTCATGCCAGATTTAGCTTCTACACGTGCTTTAATCTCCAAAGAATATTGCTTAATGAACTGTTTGTAGCCATCACGGCCGAGATAATAGTCTGGCTTAGTTGCCTCTCTTTTCTCGACTTGATTAAGTATTACTTTTGTCCGGCAGTTCTTACAGGTAGTCGTAACTCTCCCTTTGACCTCCTGTGAAGAGCCACATTCGGGACAGCGAAAAATTAAAATTGTCTTTGTATTATCAACCTCTCCAGAGTCCACTTTTTCTCGGATGAGATCTTTTATTATTGGGCGCTCAATGCTCTTTTTTGCATTCCGAGTTTTATGGGTATGGTGAATTATTAAATTCTCAGCGCTTCCGCACCATGCACACTTTGCATTTTCGAGTAATTTTTCCCGTTGTTTCTTCCAGGCAGCCGAAGCCCATGGTTTCGCAGGCATTATACAAAATTGGCTTTTAATTTACAGGAATATTTACTTTCTGAATTATCTTATCTCCCTATAACTACCTTCATTTAATTTATCACTGTCATTGCTGGATTGTAATTTCCATATTCTTAATGTAGTAATTTTTACTCCAATCCCTAACACGCAGCAGAAAAGATTCTTAAAATATTAATAAAATCCGTAATGTATCCGTCTGGTACTTTTCAATATGATAGTTTATGGTATAGCTGTTATAAAAAACACAATAAAAATGCAAATGAGAGCATTTCGTATACACTCATACGAGGTGTAAATGCTATTATTTCGAATCAGATTCTGTATACGATTATTTGAAATACATTTGTCATAATCATCTCGTAAAGTGGATTCACCTGCTGCATAACTACTGAGTTCTATGATAGAAATTTTATTTTCATCAAACAGTACTTTGATTGCGAGAATCCCTCCTGAAATCAGATAAATCTCAGCACCGATATACAGAAAAAATCCTATCCAAGAAAAAATTGAGCAAGGATACTTTTCATAAAGTACCATTAATATTCCAGATGCCCCAGTTATTAAAGTAATAGCTATAGTAATTCCTATAATGCTTATTTTTGCTTTATCCTCCAATTTATCTTTTGTGTGCATTGTGTCGGCATATTGACCTTTGAGCGTATCAATGCCAATTGCATCAGAATTTTCTATGCCGTCGAGAATACTTTGAGGATATTTTTTAGATAATTTTTTATTTTTTAGATAATTGTCTATAAAAGGAAAAGCGGCATCAAATATTTGTTTTATACATCTTTTTATTTTTTCATATGCCCTTTTAACAGAAGATTCTTTGGTCATGACATTCCTCCAGTTACTAGAAACTCTGCAATGACCTTATCAATAGGGAGTTTTGCAGTGAAGATCAACCAACCCCATTCCCCTGTTGGATTTATCTCAATAAAATAATAGGTATCACCTACCAATGCAAGGTCTATTCCGCCAAAATTCAATCCCAATTTATGCATTAACTCTTTAATTTGATCTTGAACATTCAAAGGTAAATCAATAGGTGAATATTTGAGGGATTCCTTTTCGTTTTTCCTCCAGTCACCTTCAATATTAAATCCATTTTTCGTTATGCTAACAGCAAAAATAGTATCACCAATGACAGTGACGCGAATGTCCGTCTTATCATGTAAATATTCTTGAACAATTATCGGCGCAGACTGTATTTCAGCATTTAGTAATTCCTGACCATCAATCATTGTTGAGTAAGTAAACATTTCCTGTCCTTTATCGTAAAAAAGGGCTGTATCCAAAGATTTGACAATATATATCAGTTCTGGTTGAATGCTTTCCGGGAGAATATTTCCTACATATGTTTCTGGTACAGGAAAACCACATAGTCTGGCGATTTTAAGCTGATAAAGTTTATTTTCAGCACCATATATCGAAACTGGATGATTAACCCATGTCACATTATCAAATGAAATGAGATTGCGAATAAACGAACTCCATTGACTTTTAGATAGTTGTTCTTGCAGTGTGTATGGTTTTCCCATGTTCCGCAGAAAAACGGGCGCACGGAAATAAACAGATTTCAATATCCTTGGTGTTATAGTAAAAACTTGATCACCCTGCTTGATGGAGAGCGAATCATTTTGAAGAGTGTATAGTATTTTATATTCCGAAAAACGATCTCTGTTAATTCGTAAATAGTTCAAACCACGCCTTTCAAGTTCACAACAAATTAAATCCGTTGAATAATCAATCGTGCTTGAGATGATCAAATGATTAACATCATTCACCTTTTTGATCTTCTCCTGTTTCTCTGTCTTCTTTCTTTGTTAGCGGCCTACATGAATCATCGCTCAGCATCATTATTTCTCCTGTTGAGTTTTTTATCCAATAACCTTGTTTTTCTTTAAAAGTACAATCTTGCGGAATGGGATCAACAACAGACGAAGTATAGCGAGACGCTTTTTCCAATAAAATATGCTCTTTCATTTTCTTCCCTTAGCTCAATGTATTTCTATTAAGTATACCATGTATGCCAGATATTTTAACTTTTTTTATCACCATTATATGTGAATTGTACCTAACTATTTCTTGGATGACAAACATCTCAGATTCTTGAACCTTTGATATAAATTGCCTTTGAAATCTAAAAAATTCCTTATAGGATGTGTTTCTAATCATAAATATCATAGATTTTTTTTTCAAAAAGTGATGAATAAAGAAGTTTTTTGAAATAGAAATTTGGGGGAATAAATTATTCAGTCGGGACTTTCAGTCAGCTCTTTTTCCGTCTCTTCAAAGACCTTTACAATTGCCTCGTCGGGCGGAGGAGTGTGGATACTTACCACGTAGATCGCTATCATCGAGAATATGAAACCGGGAACAATCTCGTACAGGCCGAAGAATTCGAACTGCATCCATATGAGGACAGTCAGTCCTCCCACGATGATTCCCGCAAGGGCTCCCTGCAGAGTGGTTCTCTTCCAGAAGAGCGCCATAATCACGATCGGACCAAACGCCGCACCGAAGCCCGCCCATGCATACGAGACGATGTTGAACACGAAGCTGTCCGGGTTAACCGCAATCAAGATTGCACAGATCGCGACCGCAAGAACAGAGAACCTGCTTATCCAGATCAGCTGCCTGTCAGTTGCGTCGGATTTGAGATACGTCTTGTACAGATCCTGCGAGACCGCGGACGCACTCACAAGAAGCTGCGATGAGGCGGTGCTCATGATTGCCGCGAGAATTCCGCAGAATACTATTCCTGCCAAAAAGGAGAAGAAGACTTCGCCCGTCATGATCATGAAGACAGTCTCCGATTCGGAACCCCCGAGAGTCTGCGGGAGGAACACTCTCCCGATCACTCCTATAGCCACCGCCGCAAAAAGCGATATGATGACCCAGACCATCGCGACTGTTCTTGCTTCCTTTATTTCTCCGGGATTTTTGATCGCCATGAACCTGACGAGGATGTGCGGCTGCCCGAAGTAGCCGAGACCCCAGGCGAGCATGGATACGACGGCGATGATCGTAAGAGGGCTTCCGTCCGGATTGACGAACGGGTTTAAGAGTGCGGGATTGATCTGTTCGATTCCTGCAATTGCTTCTCCCGGACCCCCGAGGATTGCGAGCGCCATGATCGGGACGATGAGGAGGGCGAAGAACATCAGGCAGCCCTGGATGAAGTCCGTCAGGCACACAGCCTTGAATCCGCCGGTGAAGGTATACAGTACGACTATCAGCGATCCTATGAGAAGAGCGGTCGTATAATCTACCCCGAATACGGTATTGAACAGTTTTCCGCTGGCAACGAACTGTGCGGACGTATATATCAGGAAGAAGATCAGGATAAAAATAGCCGAGATGGCGCCGATGATATCGGAGTTGTCGCCGAACCTGTTCTTGAAAAAGTCGGGAAGGGTAAGGGAGTCGTTCGCATTTTTGGTATAGACCCTGAGCCTCTTCGCGATGAATTTCCAGTTCAGGAATGTTCCGATAATAAGCCCGATTGCGATCCATATGACCGACATTCCCGAAAGGTATGCCAGGCCGGGAACTCCTATGAGGAGCCACCCGCTCATATCTGATGCTTCAGCACTAAGCGCCGTTACAAACTTGTTTAGTCCTCTTCCCCCGAGGATATAGTCACTGACACTGTTCGTCTTTTTGTAATACAAAAAACCGATCGTGACCATTATGCCAAGATAGACGACAAAAGCCGCCAGTATTTCCAGTTCGTTGCCAACCATAAAACACTCCGTACAAAAAGATATCTGTCAATGCCTGCATTCAGAAAAGTCCGGGATTATCCTTCGTGATTTTCTTTCCCCGGTGAAAACAGTGATTTAGATGATTTCATATCTTCATTTATCCTGAAAGCCGTTCCATCCGAAATATCTTGATAATTATCGATGGAAATCCTATATATATCATAAGTACTTGGTTTTTTGGACATTACATGGATTTTTAAAAGGTTTTTACAAGATAAAATCACTAAAATCATTATTTCAACCAATCAGATATATAAAAAAAATCAATTTTTAGTTAATAACATTTCATAATTATTTAGGATGTCTTTGAAAATTATTATAATCCCTTTTTCCGATCTCTTCATCACTTAACACAAGAAAATCATACACAATTGAACTCATTTTTTTCCCCAGGGGGCCAATATCTGCTAAAGTAAAAAACCTCGAAATTGCACGTAAAAATGTTTCTAGGATTACAACGATTTCTTTTATTATTTCTGATATGTGATTATATGAGAGATCATCGGTGAGCCTTCTTTGCAAATCTTCGCGTCTAAAAAATATCTCATTTTCAATTTTTTCCCAACCTTTTTTTGGATCAGAAAACTTTGATTTTCTATCCATGATAATATCTAAATTATAATATCTTCCGCCTTGAGAAAAATTTGAAAGAACGGCGATTAAATGATTTAAATCTGGATTATCAATAATAAAATCAAGATCCTCCTTCCCAACAGGTCTTTTAGAAGAATATTTTTTTTCTTCAACAATATCAATAACTGCTTTCAATAGGTTCTCTAAATTATGACCATTACGTTTTACCCATTTTTTATGATATTTTTCAAGAATCTCAAGGTCTTCCCAATACACAATAACCATAATGCTTTTAAGGAATTTTTCAAGACCAAAAGATAATAAAAAAATTGGAGCTTCACAAAAATCA encodes the following:
- a CDS encoding aldo/keto reductase; the encoded protein is MEYRNLPNSDCMVSTIGIGSGSLRESGPREIEKIVSYGMENGINLIDTVMSDNKAAEPIALALKGRREEMVMQIHLGAVYPGGTYTRVRPFSKLKEGFENELKKYGTDYADIGLIHYVDDVSDFEAIMSGGIFDYALRLKEEGTIRHLGFSSHSPEISRLFIETGEIDVFMFSLNAAYDFEPSGGRLVLSRERAELYRECEKQGVGITVMKPYCGGQLLNEKTSPLYHRMTIPQCIRYALDRPAVLSCLPGIRSMKDLEEALGYYSASDGDCDYSFIGGLPHRDVHGICIYCGHCQPCPAGIDIASVNKYLDLAKSGDELAVDHYMTLNKNAEDCTGCGSCEKNCPFQVEVRERMKEACELFSTVKTGNWKAQSTGIF
- the putP gene encoding sodium/proline symporter PutP → MVGNELEILAAFVVYLGIMVTIGFLYYKKTNSVSDYILGGRGLNKFVTALSAEASDMSGWLLIGVPGLAYLSGMSVIWIAIGLIIGTFLNWKFIAKRLRVYTKNANDSLTLPDFFKNRFGDNSDIIGAISAIFILIFFLIYTSAQFVASGKLFNTVFGVDYTTALLIGSLIVVLYTFTGGFKAVCLTDFIQGCLMFFALLIVPIMALAILGGPGEAIAGIEQINPALLNPFVNPDGSPLTIIAVVSMLAWGLGYFGQPHILVRFMAIKNPGEIKEARTVAMVWVIISLFAAVAIGVIGRVFLPQTLGGSESETVFMIMTGEVFFSFLAGIVFCGILAAIMSTASSQLLVSASAVSQDLYKTYLKSDATDRQLIWISRFSVLAVAICAILIAVNPDSFVFNIVSYAWAGFGAAFGPIVIMALFWKRTTLQGALAGIIVGGLTVLIWMQFEFFGLYEIVPGFIFSMIAIYVVSIHTPPPDEAIVKVFEETEKELTESPD
- a CDS encoding flavodoxin; translation: MTEKSILTAYFSHSGNTRIVAEKIHEIVGGDIFEIVPVDPYPQQYNAVVEQAKSELDRDYRPPLKTKVGDIDSYDLIFVGYPDWWSTIPMPVASFLSGYDLSGKTIAPFCTHGGSGLGRSVADIRKLCPGSTVSDGLAVRAGNVKNSQEEIDNWLPEVGFRN
- a CDS encoding flavodoxin family protein, encoding MKIIGIASSPRKGGNSQTLVEHILSGAREEGAETELIRLCERNIQPCTGCNSCKDGSGCIIQDSMEDLCDTLAEADALVFGSPIYWSRLNAQAYPFIDRLYALLRPDFSTDFPKGKKMAVALTCGGMEEEQLKPVNDYLKFIFGFLGFTDAGFVWQNQCYMPDDLAKYPDKIKEAEQLGRSLVK
- a CDS encoding aldo/keto reductase gives rise to the protein DLWDNVKELGITDFLDEAKADGRIVNAGFSFHGATEDFRRIVDAYDWDFCLIQYNFLDEKNQAGTAGLEYAASKGLAVIIMEPLRGGNLTRVIPKSVEEIWNEAPVKRTPAEWALRWIWNHPEVTVVLSGMNDDENIRENLRIADEAYPGSLTEEELQLVKRVEGKYRELMKVGCTGCQYCMPCPEGVNIPLCFEHYNNLNLADDPDQVKFMYASQMGGVLSVGEPQYASLCIECGQCIEKCPQHIDIPEVLKCVVEEMEGPGFEERVAAAREIFKKK
- a CDS encoding aldo/keto reductase; translated protein: MLYRTVPKNGDELSVLGFGCMRLPVREDFSIDEEKATEQLHYAIDHGVNYIDTAWPYHMGESEPFLGRALAGGYREK